CTTTGTTTCTATCACAAGGGAGCATTGTTGGCTTCATTGATGaaattataagatttattaGCTTGATTATAAGATGTAAGGTGAGTTAGGTTGCTTAGATTTTGTGTAAATTTAATATTTGCTTGAAATCACTTTTGACAGCTTAAAGGAAATAAATGAGATTTTAGAAGGAGAATTTTTGGTGTCAAGATTGTCTACTTGCGGTTGCCATTGACTTATgtgtaaattaaatttttagaataaaGCTTAGTTTGGATAGTGCGTTTTGTGGCCACGTTTTGAgattctgcgtttttttttttttttcaacgtgcatgaacagtaaccggtactgttcatgcacgttattTTACTGTGCGGGAGACCAATTtcactgttcacgcactgtaGCTGCACTGTTtacgcactgttcatgggatccacaagcacttattcagaaaaaaaatattaaaaatgggtcccacaacactattcacacatttaaaaattattttactacagtgtttttagttttcagttttcagcaataagctctatccaaacggaccctaaagaTAGATGTGGCAATAGTGTTTATTGAAATTCTTGACACATTGAATGTTTAGGAGCATGATCTCCAAAAATACAGTAGAGCGAAAATTAGATTCGTGTAGTGAGGCTGATTTACAATTAACATAAATttgtatgtttttattgttgcaaAATTAAATTTGGATTCTGGCTTTGAGCCGAGCTAGGTAAACATATAATGATTGCAATTCTTtatagatagttttttttttcttcttcttttagattttttcttgatgggcAAATCAACCACTTATCGATTCCTTTAGCCTTTCCTTTTACCGTGaggttaattaattattttattatttaactatTCCGTGTATTGCACAGATTAGTGACTAGTTATTGTATAATTAAGTAAGaatgtcaaagaaaaaaaaaagtgagaatcTCGAAACTTACTAAATATTGCTAGTTTGGTTATCTCCTTTTGGGAAAAAAGCCACACAAACCATTTCAAAACATAATTGCATTATCTTCATCGTGCTTTTTGGCCAAATAGcgtgatttttcaatttttgcaagTTGTACCATgtgaacaacaataaaaaaaaacgctattttttaaagtataaaaagtagtattaaaattttcttaaaaatagttcatTAAGGAATATGGTTAGGACTTAGAATTAGAGGGGTGGCTCTATTGTTGGCTACATGCGATGGTTTCGATATTTAGctttattgttgtttagccaaTGAATCTTTTATTTGGAAGCCTTTGATGCGTGCGACTGCAGCTAGGAAAAgacatttattttgtttaaattttttttgaagggtcGATTGTTTGTTTTGAGTCAAATTTATTAGctggacttaatttttttagctttgttatttgtaatttttgtttttggactaATCTTTTTAggcttatatattttgttttagattttagatctatagattttttttttatgacccTTAAATGGAGGAAAAGGCTAACGttgcaaattattttataatttactaACTCGGTGAATAgctattggtaagtaaaaaagttatgtaAGTGGTAAGTCCAAATGCAAATTAGTAAGAATTTGTATCTCAactatttgtaaaaatattttaaataagtttGTAGTTGTagcattatttttaaaagagttaatattatttttaagggagtaatgcataattttatagaataaaattattaaaattaacacatatatacatatactaatatttttattaaaaaaaaaaattgagggtgACCATTACTTCCCAAAGTCAATGTGGGCAGCGGTCCCtaatttcattaacaaatgtTTTATGAGAACTCAAAACCTAATAAtattataggaaaaaaattaaatgggaaaaattaatagatattttATAAGAGCAAGATAGGGATACAGTTTTTAAATGGTGTTACTTAAGTTCTTCtcttaagcttttttttttatgaataaaatggcagtgtattttttaagttaagtagTCATATGACAGGATTTTAAAATAAGAACTTAAGAAACATTACTTAAAGGattgtatataaattttatctttttttttataaacttcttactagaaaaagaaaaaataaaattgaatctcttgataaacctttttttttttttttttatgaagatgataacaaaattttactaaaataatgaattaataaaTGTTCGATATCCTGGGACGTgagtaattcttaagtactcccggagcacggagaatggtactccctcctctcatatTCATGATGAGGttcgctcattaaattcatgatagggtctaccatgaatgtgagaggaggaagcaccatttcactatactccgagACTACCTACGAATTTTCCCTGGGACGGGTCCATTACCATTAGTATCTACGGTTACGTTTTTAATAATTGCCGACGTCTGTTTTGGTCATACTGCTGTTTTCAACCCAGCAAATCATCTCGCCTCATCTGTAACAAGGACACAGCATTAAAGGGTTTTTTTGTCAGAATTGGTTGACGTGTTGACTTGCGTTAAGAGACGCCCTCATCCTAACGGCAGACTATACGTCTTCATTGCTCGTATCTATCCTCTAACAAGTACCTAATCCCATTCATTCTCATCAAAACATGTActaatacaataaataaatctcTGCATAATTTCCAAGAGGAAGAGATTAATTCAACAAAATGACTTCCTTCAATCCTTTCTCTCTTCCAATCTTGTTCTTTTCCATACTCAGCCTTAGCTTCCTAAGCCTCACCACTCATGCTGCTGACCCTGTTCACCTCATGGATGTATGTGCAAACAACACTTTCAGCGCCAATAGCATCTACCAAACCAATCTAAAGTCCCTCCTCTCTTCACTCGACTCCAACACCACACGCAACATCGAATTCTTCAACACCACCACTGGCCAAAACACCTCCGACCCTGTCTACGGTCTCTTCAACTGTCGCGGCGATGTCACCCCTCAACTCTGCCGAGACTGCGTGAACGCGGCGGTGAAAGTACTAACCAGCAAGTGTTCAAGAGAGAAGGTCGCTCTGACATACTACGACGAGTGTATAGTGCGCTACTCAAACCGGTCGTTCTTCTCCACCGTGGACGAAAAACCAAGGCTGGGCTTGTTGAACACCCAGAATGTAACTGATCAGGACAAGTTTAATCGATTGCTGAACACTTCGATGCTTGAGTTAGCAACTGAAACCTCGGACTTTCCGACGGGTTCTAAGAAGTTTGGGACCAAGCAAGTGAACATATCTGCGTTTCAAACACTGTACAACCTTGCACAGTGTACCCCGGACCTGTCCAGCACCGATTGCAAAACTTGTCTACAGGATGCTGTGAAGCTTCTTCCATGGTGTTGTAGTGGAAAACAAGGGGGTAGAATTGTTTTTCCTAGTTGCAATGTTAGGTACGAATTGTACCCATTTTACACTTTGGCAGCCACTGCGCCTACACCTTCACctggggttcaatctccacCGCCTCCAAGTCCAAGTTCCGTGAGTGGACCGAAAGGTAAAGTGGTTCACCCATTAATCCCATTTGAactctttttcattctttattagTATTAGTTAATGCTATTAGGTGGTGTTAACTTATGTCAACATTTCACAGCTTGCTTTTTGGAAGAGCTTTATCTAATTCGTAGTACAATAGTCTATAATAATATGTTTTCTCTATCGGTTTGGTTTTGGTGTGAATCACTCTCTTCATCTTTAAGAAATATGGCATAATTAGGTAAAATGTATGGTCGTGCCCATGAGTGGTTGCCATCATGACTGGTACtgataatataaacaacaaattaatATCTTTAAAATAAGCAAGTGTTTCTGTATTTAGACATTAGATTATAGAGTCCATTATACTATTATAGGGTCTGGACCCCGCCAATATGTGTATTCTATAAAGCAGATCAGTTGTACCCAAATTCAACAACAGACAAACGaggaaaaaatgaattgaaagtTGACTAGATACGATAAATTGAATTACATAATGTTTCATGATTTCAAATCCTCTGTATTTAGACAAACTTCTAACTagccttaattaaaaaataaaaattgacaatGTTAGATACTATAATGTTTAGTTCATGAGTATGGGTTGTTTTCTTTACCTGCGGTTACATTCCTTTTATGTGTTTATGTGATTCTTAGTGGTTGACGGTCTTTTGGACCATTTTCTCTGTTCCGTAGTGCATAACTTgattacctttaaaaaaaaaaaattaagctgaTAAACTACCACGTGTTAGAAATTTAAGCTGATAAGAAATTGTGAATCTAGTCACTCAATCATTATTGTGACAATTTATTTCTTATGTACATTTAACTGAAGAAagtaggattaaaaaaaaaaactgatcaCTATGACTCTCAATTATACAGTGAAACTTAATCATTTTCAAGAAAGTGCTTATCATCTCTGACCATTGTATTGTTGAGCATGTCTGAAACATGTGGCAATCAACAATGAATTTGAGCTGTACCAAGTGCAATCATACGATGTTGTTTATGCAGATAAAAGCAAACTGTCAACATCAAAAATAATCGCCATCGTTGCTCCAATTTCTGCCTCTGTGGTTCTATTCATTGTGGGGTGCTGTTTCCTAATTAGGAGAGGAAAGAAGTACAATGCAGTAGACGGAGAAAATGGTAATGAATAAGTCAATTGGATATATGCAGTCTTTTATGTCCTCATGTCCGAATACAATGCTCTTTGGAGTGTAATATCTCACGTATATTCTTTGCATTTGTAGCTGCCAATGATATTACAACTGTAGAGTCCTTGCAATATAATTTTGTTACAATTGAAAGTGCCACAAACAAATTCTCAGAGGATAACAAGCTTGGTGAAGGAGGATTTGGTCAGGTTTACAAGGTATGCAATTAGAATACttcactaattttatttttattaccatGCTATATTACAGGGCAGTACTAGTTAAGCATAACAAATTAAACACATAAAAATGTGAGTAATTTAAAGTTCACAAGATTTTGATGTTGGACATTTTCAAATTATACAAAGTAAACTATTCTAAGGATTGGTTAAATTATATTCTCAGGGAACACTTCCTAATGGACAAGAAATAGCTGTGAAGAGGTTATCAAAAAGCTCAGGACAGGGTGCAGAACAATTTAAGAATGAGGTTGTAGTGGTTGCCCAGCTTCAACACAGAAATTTAGCAAGGCTATTGGGCTTTTGCTTGCAAGGAGAAGAAAAGATACTTGTTTATGAATTTGTGCCCAACAAGAGTCTTGACTATATTCTATATGGTCTGTCCATTTGAACATATGTTTAATAGTCTTATGTCATTATGATACCAAAGTAGTAATCAAGAATCATTTGTTTAAGCTTTTGTTCCTAACATGAAGTAatttttgatgaacttgtagaCCCAAAAAAACAGGGACTACTGGATTGGTCAAGACGTTACAAGATAATAGGCGGGATTGCTCGAGGAATCCAATATCTACATGAAGATTCTCGACTTCGAATTATACATCGTGATCTCAAAGCTAGCAATGTATTGTTGGATGCAGATatgaacccaaaaatttcagattttggcaTGGCAAGGATATTTGGAGTTGATCAAACTCAAGGAAACACAAGTAGAATTGTGGGGACATAGTAAGTTCTGACATTTTTCGCATTACATCATTTCTGAAACCAGTCAAGAGTCAGCTATGAACTCAACTTAAATAATTAGACTCATCAGAATAAGGTTATTGACTTCTTATTAACTCTGTTATGTTCTTGGTTCTTGTAGTGGTTATATGTCTCCAGAGTACGCCATGCATGGGGAATTCTCTGTGAAGTCGGATGTGTATAGCTTTGGTGTCTTGGTTCTAGAGATTATCACTGGCAAGAAGAATAGTAATTTCTATGAATCAGAAGTTGCTGAGGACCTCTTGAGTTATGTAAGTGTGAAATTGATGTTGTAAATATTTTCCCATTAAATGTCTATATCATCTTCTCCAAGTTGCTTAGAAGAGAAGTGTGGCATTCTGAACACAACATGATAAATTGGTGCAGGTTTGGATACATTGGAGGGATGGTAGGCCTTTGGAATTGTTGGATCCAGCTTTGGGAGATTCGTTTTCTAGAGATGAAGTCATGAGATGCATCCATATTGGTTTATTATGTGTTCAAGAAGATCCAGCTGACAGACCCACCATGGCGACAATAGTTCTCACACTTACAAGCGGCTCAGTTTCACTGCAAGCACCTCCACAGCCAGCATTTTTTGCCAAAACAGACACAAACATCCCAATAAAGGGCCTGGAGTCATCAGATCAATCTACAAGCAAGTCAATGCCATGGTCTGTTAATGAAGCATCCATTACTGAATTAGA
The sequence above is drawn from the Castanea sativa cultivar Marrone di Chiusa Pesio chromosome 5, ASM4071231v1 genome and encodes:
- the LOC142636325 gene encoding cysteine-rich receptor-like protein kinase 10; amino-acid sequence: MTSFNPFSLPILFFSILSLSFLSLTTHAADPVHLMDVCANNTFSANSIYQTNLKSLLSSLDSNTTRNIEFFNTTTGQNTSDPVYGLFNCRGDVTPQLCRDCVNAAVKVLTSKCSREKVALTYYDECIVRYSNRSFFSTVDEKPRLGLLNTQNVTDQDKFNRLLNTSMLELATETSDFPTGSKKFGTKQVNISAFQTLYNLAQCTPDLSSTDCKTCLQDAVKLLPWCCSGKQGGRIVFPSCNVRYELYPFYTLAATAPTPSPGVQSPPPPSPSSVSGPKDKSKLSTSKIIAIVAPISASVVLFIVGCCFLIRRGKKYNAVDGENAANDITTVESLQYNFVTIESATNKFSEDNKLGEGGFGQVYKGTLPNGQEIAVKRLSKSSGQGAEQFKNEVVVVAQLQHRNLARLLGFCLQGEEKILVYEFVPNKSLDYILYDPKKQGLLDWSRRYKIIGGIARGIQYLHEDSRLRIIHRDLKASNVLLDADMNPKISDFGMARIFGVDQTQGNTSRIVGTYGYMSPEYAMHGEFSVKSDVYSFGVLVLEIITGKKNSNFYESEVAEDLLSYVWIHWRDGRPLELLDPALGDSFSRDEVMRCIHIGLLCVQEDPADRPTMATIVLTLTSGSVSLQAPPQPAFFAKTDTNIPIKGLESSDQSTSKSMPWSVNEASITELDPR